The DNA window GACATGTATAGGTTCACGGCCACAAACTTCACTTCGTACGGAGTATTCGAGTAGAACGTCTGGTAGTGCTGGTAGTAGCCGTTGAGGTTAGTCTGCACATTCCACCATTTCGCGATTGCAACGGGCATACTAACCGTCAGGCCAATGTTGTCGAGGCTACCCAGGTTTTCGGCCGTGACGTAGGTGATGCCTTTTTCGGGAATCTGCCGGGGCGTTTCGTCATTGATAAAATCGGTGGTGCGGCTGACGTTGATCGAGGTCGAGATTTTGTCTTTGTACACGTGCGTCAGTTCGACCGAGTTGGTGTACTGGGGGCGCAGAAACGGGTTGCCCTGCTGGTAGGTGTACGGATCAAGGTAGAACACGAACGGGTTTAGGTTCTGGTAGTCGGGGCGCTGAATCCGGCGGCTGTACGACAGGTTCAGCACGTTGTTGGTGTCCAGCTTGCGCGACAGGAACAGCGTCGGGAACAGGTTCAGGTAGTTGCGCTCGATGCGTTGGTTCATCGTGATCGAGTTACCGATCGAGTGCGTATGCTCGGCCCGCAGACCCGCCTGTACTTTCAGCTTACCGATCTTACCGGCGTAGTTGGCGTAGGCCGCGTTGATGTTCTCGTTGTACACAAACTGGTTCGACCGGCTGGCGTCGAACACCCACTGCTGCTGTTCCTGCCGTAGCGTATCGTAGATCGTGTTGTTGTCGGTGTCGACGATGCTGCTTTTCAGACCCAGCTCGATTTTCGATCCGTTTTTCAGTGGCCGCACATAGTCTGTCTTGAACGCCCAGATACCGATAGTTGATGGCATCCGGTTACGCACATCCTGGTTCGGGCGGAGCAGTGCCCCCTCGGCGTTGCGGTATACCGTGCTGAGCGTGTTGCTATTGTTGCCGTTGTAGCGAACGTAATCGACATCGGCGGTCCACTCATGCCCTTTCCCGTCAAAATCGTACTTGTAATTAAGGTTCGTCGTCAGGTTTTTCAGCATCTCGTTGGCATCCGTCTGGGTGATGGGCTGGCTGATAAGCTTCCGGTTTTCGTCGCGGATAAACGTCTTGTTGACACCGTCCGACATCCAGTTGTTGCTGAAGCCATTGACCACCACGCCGATTGTGCTTTTGGTGCTGATGAAATAATCGGCCCCGGTTTTGAACGACTGGTTGACGCTTTGGCTGGGCCGGAACGATCGCTGGTCGAAGTAGTTCGTGCGGCCGTTGTAGGTAATCACCCGACCTATTTCGTTGCTGTTGTTGCTGGTCCGGTTGAAGTAGGTGTAGTTGCCGAACAGGTTGACTTTGCTGGTGCGGTGGTTCAGATTGACCGTAACGCCACCTTTGGGCCGGTTGAGGAAATTCCCGTCCAGGTCGCGCACCCAGCCGTAGCCCGAGTTCAGGATTACGGAGCCGTTGGTACCCAGGTTTTTGTTTTTCTTCATCTTGATATTGATGATACCTGAGTTACCGGCCGCGTCGTATTTAGACCCCGGATTGGTGATGATCTCGATGCTGGCGATATTATCGCTGGGCGTGTTTTTGAGCAGGTTCGAGACTTCCTGCTGCGAGAGGTACGTCTGCTTACCGTCGATATACACGATTACCCCGGCTTTGCCTTTCAGCTGAATCTGATCGTTCTGCCGGTCGATGGTGACGCCGGGGGCTTTTTCCAGCACTTCCAGCGCCGTATTGCCGCTCGATACGATGCTGTTTTCCACGTTCAGCACCGTCCGGTCGACCTGCTGCTCGATGAATGGCTTTTTCGCCACCACGTTGACTTCGGTCAGGTTTTTCGACTCGTCGGCCATCGCCAGCACGGGTAATTCGAGGGCAGGCTGCGCTTCGTCGATGGTGAACGGGGCGCTGTACGTTTTGCGGAATCCCAGCTGCTGCGCCGATACCAGATAGGCACCGGCACCCACGTTTTCAAACAAATAATTGCCATCGACATCGCTGACCACGCCTTTAACCAGCGTCGAGTCTTTCGATTTGAGCAGCATCATCGTCGTAAACTCCAGGGCTTTGCCGGTCGTGGTGTTTACTTTGCCACGGACAGTGCCCCGGTTAATCGGCTGACTATAAGCCCCCGACACGTAAAAGAGTGTAAAAAAGAGGAAGGAGAATACCGTTTTCATAGCGATGGATCAGGTGTTGATAAGGCGTGCTCTTGATTACTTAGTACTCAACAAAGGTAGGTAGTATGCATAGCAAAGTACCTTATCTTACACGAGTGGTTCAATCGGGCTGACGAATGGTTAAAAGGGACTAAAGCAAGAGCGTATCGGGGGAATTCAGGCTAAGGAGAGATTCGGCGGCCGGATGTTGCATGAGCGCGATTATTTATCTTACTTTTCGTACTCATCCACTCCCTGCTTATGACTTTTCTCTACCTGGTATTGATTCTGCTAAATGGGGCACTGCTGGTGGGTCTGCTTATCGGCTGGTATCGTTGTCTTTAGAGTTTTTAAGTGTTGGCCTGTTTACCCCCCAGCCCCCTGAAGGGGGAGCGGTTCATTTGCGGAATACTCCCCCTTCAGGGGGCTGGGGGGTAAACAGGCCGAAGGGAATTTGGCAATTGCTACCGTAAGTTCAAGAACTTAATAGCCTTCAGGCCGCTGCCGGGTAAACCGACTCGCACTTGACAGCTCTACTCTTCACCGGGCGTCAGCATTGCCTTTTGCCCTGTGACATGGTGTATAAGCGATACGCTGCCGTCGCGTCTGTAATTCGCGACGGCCCTCGT is part of the Spirosoma rhododendri genome and encodes:
- a CDS encoding outer membrane beta-barrel protein, with translation MKTVFSFLFFTLFYVSGAYSQPINRGTVRGKVNTTTGKALEFTTMMLLKSKDSTLVKGVVSDVDGNYLFENVGAGAYLVSAQQLGFRKTYSAPFTIDEAQPALELPVLAMADESKNLTEVNVVAKKPFIEQQVDRTVLNVENSIVSSGNTALEVLEKAPGVTIDRQNDQIQLKGKAGVIVYIDGKQTYLSQQEVSNLLKNTPSDNIASIEIITNPGSKYDAAGNSGIINIKMKKNKNLGTNGSVILNSGYGWVRDLDGNFLNRPKGGVTVNLNHRTSKVNLFGNYTYFNRTSNNSNEIGRVITYNGRTNYFDQRSFRPSQSVNQSFKTGADYFISTKSTIGVVVNGFSNNWMSDGVNKTFIRDENRKLISQPITQTDANEMLKNLTTNLNYKYDFDGKGHEWTADVDYVRYNGNNSNTLSTVYRNAEGALLRPNQDVRNRMPSTIGIWAFKTDYVRPLKNGSKIELGLKSSIVDTDNNTIYDTLRQEQQQWVFDASRSNQFVYNENINAAYANYAGKIGKLKVQAGLRAEHTHSIGNSITMNQRIERNYLNLFPTLFLSRKLDTNNVLNLSYSRRIQRPDYQNLNPFVFYLDPYTYQQGNPFLRPQYTNSVELTHVYKDKISTSINVSRTTDFINDETPRQIPEKGITYVTAENLGSLDNIGLTVSMPVAIAKWWNVQTNLNGYYQHYQTFYSNTPYEVKFVAVNLYMSHNITLSKTLSAEVSGWYNSASQYGFYRAQPMGAFNIGVQKKLMDGKANLKLNVNDPFWINQFRGRAVVGDIDFSVKSRWESRRIALTFTYRFGNQNVKAARERNSATSAEQNRMKGGN